TTTGGGCGTTGATCAAAAAACTGCGAGCACCTGCATACGAGGCATTTCATGCTTAAATTCGTTTTGCATTGTCAtatgaaaaaagaaagacaaacaaacCATGTCTTCAAAAAGTCGCTTAGTATGTTAATCGATGGTACACCTGCAAACTGCTGCCAGTTTCATGTGCTGCGATGCATCTACAAACACGGATGACGGTTTCTTTCGCGGCCAAAGAAACCGCCATCCACGTTTGGAGATGAGTAATGCCTTGTTCGATGGAATCAGTCTGGTTGATAGCAAGTCATGTGCAACTTCCGTAGTTCCATGATGTCAATGACTTGTCGAAAGTGTTCCATCCTCCAGCAGTAAACAACTGCCTcaataatagagcggttttcactTAAGTGTCAAAAGTAGTTAGACACTTTGGTTTAACACTACGGTTTGAGATTGGCTGAGTAGTCAAACTCGTAAGtaactggtttgttttggtttacGACCctaaattgaaaaccgctcaaaTACTGAAAGTAATTGGTCTCAAAATAAGTGAGACCCGCGATTTCTGAACCATGACATGTTCCGCAGTATGTTTATGACAGCGCGTCGAATGTGTCTCATCTTCCAGCAGTAAATTACTGGGTTCAATGATGAGTTAAGGAACATCACCGTcactgaataaagaaaaaatttcTTGAGGTTGATACTGGTACCATTGATGTTGAGGGCGACCAAACTTataaaaaaaggtaaataacAAATCAAAAACACCAGATATACGTAGAATATACCGACTGCAGATTTGACAAGACTAATAAAATTTGCCATTTCGCCATTCTCTGCTACTTGCTGTACTTGCAGGGCCTGCATCTGATTCTTATGGTGTCTCACGGCTAAATAAAGCCTGATGTAAGCCACTGTGGTAAGGAGAACACCAATAACACCAAGAATAAATTTAATGCGCATGTAAAAATCTAGCGGGATCCAGAACACTGCCGCAGGAAGAAGTCCACTGAGTACCCATATTGAGACCAGCACCACAACAACACGCGTGTGAGTCACAAGTTCCTGATATCTGAGGTGAAAATGAATTGCCAAGAATCTCTCAACACTTATGGtcacaacaataaaaaaagagGCCAAGGAAAACGCATTTACAATGAATGTAAAAACCATATTGGGATTACAGCCAGGACTGTTATGTTGCAACCATTCTACCATAAGTGAGATGTAAAAAGGCTGACCCAATAAACCAACACTGACATCAGAAACAGCAAGACTCAGGAGCAATATTTTCAAAGTCTTTGGCAACGATCTAGTTTTTCGTATCGCGTGGATTGATATAATGTTCAACATGATGGCGGTATGGGACAGAAAACTGTTGAAGACACAATTGGCGATGTAAGTCGAACGAAGCTCCTCAATGTCGGAGTTTTCGGGGTGGGGTTGGTATTCTACAAAATGATTTCTCCATTTTATACAGAGAGGTTTCTTTGAGCGACCGGGCCAGTATAGTTTCCTGCCTCGGCAACAAAACCAGTTGGACCACTTCAGCTCAAACAGCTGCTTTCCGTAAGTACTTCAGAACTTGCCACTCCAGATGTTTTGTCGTCACAAAATAAGTTAAGGCTGAAACTCAATGGCACGTGATGCAGAATTTATGCGCGGTTCATCAACttcctttttgttttataaGTAACTGATTAGCATAAAACACGGACATAAACGTCACTGGCATAAGTGACAGTCTTCGATTAAGTATGCTGCTGCGAAAAACTGGAATAATCTTCCCAAATGGTCAATTAAGGGAACTCAGCTCTGTTTTTAGTTCAGTTTAAAAACAAGCTTTTTAAGTATTTCTGAGACGTAAATCTCAAGGAACGTCATTGTACTGCACACTGATCCCAACGGCGGATAAGACCAAAATTGAATAAAACGGAATAAAGGACTAGattgttttaaacaaaattaccctATCTTTCGGTCCTTCCACAGGGGCTGAgtgaaaaaaaaggggaaagaaaaccattacaaacaaaaatttaaataagaataCATGACAATGGTTGGTAGGCTATGAGTAAATGAGTGTCAGATGTGTCAGTGGCGTACTTCATCTCTTCTGCTTATGCCAAGTGGATATACTGTTTTGGCTTTGTTTATTAAATGAGCCTCTCGAGCCTTTCTTACCGAGTCACGTTTGCTGCGGACGAGTTCAATCGGGATGAGGCAGACGTAGCTAATAGAATGAGGCTTTTGATTCCGGGAACTACTCTGTCCGGATATTTTTTTGCGGACTTCACGAAGGGATTTGATGTCATAGACCACTCGGTATTACTATAGATGAACTCAAATCCTTTGATATTGATCAAACTTTATATTTCTGGGTACGCTCCTTTCTGACTAACCGAGTACAAGCTGTGCGTGTAGGTTCATCCCTATCGTCATGGAAACAATTCAATGGCGGCGTCCCACAAGGAACTAAGCTCGGTTTGACGCTCTTTGCTGTCATGATAAACAAACTGCTCAGGAACTGGCATATGCGTTCAATATATGTTGATGACACTACCGCATTTGAGATTATCCCAAGAAATGCTATTAGTATACTAGATTTGGTTGCACGTGAAATCCACGATTGTTGTATAGAACACAAGATGAaactaaatccaaaaaaaatgcaaacaaatgTTCATAAATTTTATGAAGAATTTGATTATCACATTGGGACCCGTAGGTATTGCATATAAAGAGGCAGAACATGTATAAGCTTTCAGGAGTGATAATTAGCGACGACCTTAAATGAAACGAACATGTTGAATATGTAATTGCCAAAGCAGCAAAGAGATTATACGCACTTTGGTTGCTGAAACGCGCAGGTGTAATGCCAAAAGATATACTAAAAGGTCGGTTCTAGAGTATGCTACGCAGGCGTGGCAGGATATCCCTGCGTACTTGTCCGACGCTATTGAATCTACACAAAGAAGAGCTTTGAGAATAACATTTCCCAACTCCAGCTATCAGCACGCACTAGACCTAACTAATTTGGCATCATTAGCAAATCGTCGGATTCTCTTGTGTAAAAAGTTCAGGGCTGATACGAGGGATGAGAACCACTCCATATCCTTCCGGGCTCCACAAGTCACAACACGAACTATACCATACCAATTAAGATCAGGAAGCACTACAGCtccaaaaacaatgaaaaggacAAAGAGAGCAAATCACTTTTTTACATTTAGGTTTGCATGAATGTAGACTATTTACTATCATTGTTATTGTATTTGG
This portion of the Montipora capricornis isolate CH-2021 chromosome 11, ASM3666992v2, whole genome shotgun sequence genome encodes:
- the LOC138023132 gene encoding melanocyte-stimulating hormone receptor-like — protein: MLNIISIHAIRKTRSLPKTLKILLLSLAVSDVSVGLLGQPFYISLMVEWLQHNSPGCNPNMVFTFIVNAFSLASFFIVVTISVERFLAIHFHLRYQELVTHTRVVVVLVSIWVLSGLLPAAVFWIPLDFYMRIKFILGVIGVLLTTVAYIRLYLAVRHHKNQMQALQVQQVAENGEMANFISLVKSAVGIFYVYLVFLICYLPFFISLVALNINGTSINLKKFFLYSVTVMFLNSSLNPVIYCWKMRHIRRAVINILRNMSWFRNRGSHLF